The Akkermansia sp. N21116 genome includes a region encoding these proteins:
- a CDS encoding prepilin-type N-terminal cleavage/methylation domain-containing protein — MNISFSPRKSSRGFTLIELLVVIAILASLASIAYTVFLGSQRKSDRTQCMANFNELKHLGTQYAEDHYGILPCSGMDDDETTENYDESMGWWVALAPYVLTAYEQQPSSAAVPPSLPATFRCPADRNMARYSRTDYVEATPDTVSYTSWTDNSQDPSNPSSSIQISRGQLLSGIPWLSDGQAMERKSIRTDADFKEYVLPVTERHADYICVLYADGSIKQIEEPTFQKVAVGLKDKN, encoded by the coding sequence ATGAATATTTCCTTTTCTCCCCGAAAATCTTCCCGAGGATTTACCTTGATCGAACTTTTGGTCGTCATTGCGATTCTGGCATCTTTGGCCAGTATTGCTTATACGGTGTTTCTGGGAAGCCAGCGTAAATCGGACCGTACCCAGTGCATGGCGAACTTCAATGAACTCAAGCATCTGGGAACCCAGTATGCCGAGGATCATTATGGCATTCTGCCTTGCAGCGGCATGGATGACGATGAGACGACGGAAAATTACGATGAGAGCATGGGATGGTGGGTTGCCCTTGCTCCGTATGTGCTGACGGCTTACGAGCAGCAACCCAGCTCGGCTGCCGTGCCGCCGTCCCTGCCTGCAACGTTCCGTTGCCCGGCCGACCGCAATATGGCTCGCTATTCCCGTACCGATTACGTGGAAGCGACTCCCGACACCGTTTCCTATACGAGTTGGACGGATAACAGCCAGGATCCCTCCAATCCTTCATCCAGTATCCAGATCAGCCGAGGCCAGCTCTTGTCCGGTATTCCATGGCTGTCCGATGGCCAGGCTATGGAAAGAAAGAGCATCCGGACCGATGCCGATTTCAAGGAATATGTCCTGCCTGTCACGGAACGCCATGCCGACTACATTTGCGTGCTGTATGCCGACGGTTCCATCAAGCAGATTGAGGAACCGACGTTCCAGAAGGTTGCCGTTGGATTGAAGGACAAAAACTGA
- a CDS encoding trehalase family glycosidase has product MGNTTKLLKVAAIGLACCTVALSATDGGDWKSRIPHPVFPERDLVDLYYEAWTIAHSRVTKGPEGLPSSPYMDEAHSAPIFIWDTCFMSLFCKYAPQDFPGMSSLDNFYVPIIDGKEIPLKVEWLDNPPLFAWIERDYFRFSNDRERLNRILNEKQYLQKFFDWFNTTPKGYALPHGKSFPVQKRLVTDVGHIGHAWTGLTSGMDNTPRGRGLGRSSKGERIAADDYMVTRDFREAILKKIEHEKSGSREDKEYWTAKHRELDRLKHEVLRDGYDKILWVDAISQQALAAMCIRDLFEAQGNSEQAAVWSQKYEDLKKTINDVYWDEEDGCYYDVEIATMKPCRVKTPASFWPLLAKVASPEQAERMARLAEDPEVFGGKYPWVSMLRSDPEFHPQGNYWEGSVWLPMVYMGTKALENYGYVELADKNAENTVRQQLRTWKNFSPHSIWECYHPDADEPAGDFKHRYRANFCGWSALGPISLFIENIMGFRHVDAINREVLWSLKKINGKHGLKNLRFGNIVTDIVFDGNDKILVSSNDNFTLIVNGHRYPVTPETKEIVLN; this is encoded by the coding sequence ATGGGCAATACGACTAAGTTGTTGAAGGTGGCGGCGATAGGGCTTGCCTGCTGTACGGTTGCATTGTCGGCAACGGATGGAGGCGACTGGAAATCCCGGATTCCTCATCCCGTTTTTCCGGAACGCGATTTGGTGGATTTGTATTATGAAGCGTGGACGATTGCACATTCCCGCGTGACGAAAGGTCCGGAGGGACTTCCTTCGTCGCCCTACATGGACGAAGCCCATTCGGCTCCGATTTTCATCTGGGATACTTGTTTCATGTCCCTGTTCTGCAAGTATGCACCGCAGGACTTTCCCGGCATGTCCAGCCTGGATAATTTTTACGTACCGATAATCGACGGGAAAGAAATTCCCCTGAAGGTGGAATGGTTGGACAACCCCCCCTTGTTTGCTTGGATAGAGCGCGATTATTTCCGATTTTCCAATGATCGCGAGCGGCTGAACCGGATATTGAATGAAAAGCAGTACCTGCAGAAATTTTTCGATTGGTTTAATACGACTCCCAAAGGATACGCACTGCCCCACGGCAAGAGTTTTCCCGTGCAGAAGAGGCTTGTGACGGATGTCGGCCATATCGGTCATGCCTGGACCGGTTTGACGAGCGGAATGGATAACACGCCCCGTGGCCGTGGCTTGGGGCGCTCTTCCAAAGGGGAAAGGATTGCTGCCGATGATTACATGGTAACGCGCGATTTCCGGGAGGCTATTCTTAAAAAGATCGAGCATGAGAAGTCCGGTAGCCGTGAAGACAAGGAATACTGGACTGCCAAGCACCGGGAATTGGATCGGTTGAAGCATGAAGTGCTCAGGGACGGCTATGACAAAATCCTCTGGGTGGATGCTATTTCCCAACAGGCTTTGGCAGCCATGTGTATCCGAGATTTGTTTGAAGCCCAGGGAAATAGTGAACAAGCAGCCGTTTGGAGTCAGAAATACGAAGATCTGAAAAAAACGATCAACGATGTTTATTGGGATGAGGAGGATGGTTGCTATTACGATGTGGAAATTGCCACGATGAAGCCGTGCCGGGTCAAAACTCCCGCTTCATTCTGGCCGTTGCTTGCCAAAGTCGCCTCGCCGGAACAGGCCGAACGGATGGCCAGGCTGGCGGAGGATCCGGAAGTGTTCGGGGGCAAATATCCCTGGGTTTCCATGCTCCGGAGCGATCCGGAGTTCCATCCCCAGGGCAATTATTGGGAAGGGAGCGTTTGGTTGCCGATGGTGTACATGGGAACAAAAGCCCTGGAAAATTACGGATATGTCGAACTTGCGGACAAGAATGCGGAAAATACCGTCCGCCAGCAATTGAGAACCTGGAAGAATTTTTCTCCTCATTCGATTTGGGAGTGTTACCACCCTGATGCCGACGAACCTGCCGGAGATTTCAAGCACCGTTATCGTGCCAATTTCTGCGGTTGGTCTGCATTGGGCCCTATTTCCCTGTTTATTGAAAATATCATGGGATTCCGGCATGTAGATGCTATCAACCGCGAGGTTTTATGGAGCCTGAAAAAAATAAATGGGAAACATGGCTTGAAAAATCTACGATTCGGTAATATAGTAACCGATATTGTTTTTGACGGAAATGATAAAATCCTCGTCAGCAGCAATGACAATTTTACGTTGATTGTGAATGGACACAGGTATCCGGTTACTCCGGAAACCAAGGAAATAGTTCTGAATTGA